A single genomic interval of Deltaproteobacteria bacterium harbors:
- a CDS encoding M67 family metallopeptidase, with translation MLQINKKLLDEIFAECKRAWPEEACGMVVGEVGSHLVATQVIPSRNLQNELHRSDPKRYPRDAKTAYVIDPKEIERIAQEARDRGEAIVSMFHSHPEHGVYFSKEDREMAAPWGEPLFPHMSYIVVSVIAKEVKGASEFYWDLDKKDYVERKIL, from the coding sequence ATGCTTCAGATCAACAAAAAATTGTTGGACGAGATTTTTGCCGAGTGCAAACGGGCCTGGCCCGAAGAGGCCTGCGGGATGGTGGTTGGCGAGGTCGGCTCTCATCTGGTTGCGACACAGGTGATTCCCTCCCGTAATTTGCAAAATGAACTTCACCGGAGCGACCCCAAGCGGTATCCCCGCGACGCCAAGACCGCTTATGTCATCGATCCAAAAGAGATCGAACGTATTGCCCAGGAGGCAAGGGATAGGGGGGAGGCAATCGTTTCCATGTTTCACTCGCATCCGGAACATGGCGTCTATTTTTCAAAGGAAGACAGGGAAATGGCGGCGCCATGGGGGGAGCCGCTTTTTCCGCACATGTCGTATATTGTCGTTTCGGTGATTGCGAAAGAGGTTAAGGGAGCCTCGGAGTTTTACTGGGATCTGGATAAGAAGGATTATGTGGAGAGGAAAATATTATAG
- a CDS encoding FeS-binding protein, translating to MAKNVRRKVYLTFPAAQVKEAIICDMYDKYKVRFNIRSASVNEQVGLMAVELEGPEDKVNESLKFFRSRGLTVEPIEMSVIEG from the coding sequence ATGGCTAAAAACGTCCGAAGAAAAGTCTATCTCACCTTTCCCGCCGCCCAGGTCAAAGAGGCGATCATCTGCGACATGTACGACAAGTACAAGGTCCGCTTCAACATCCGTTCCGCCTCGGTGAACGAGCAGGTGGGCCTGATGGCCGTGGAGCTGGAAGGGCCGGAGGACAAGGTGAACGAATCGCTCAAGTTTTTCCGCTCCCGGGGATTGACCGTCGAGCCGATTGAGATGAGTGTGATTGAGGGATGA
- a CDS encoding universal stress protein, which translates to MKKVFLVISPGRESTEALHFALHKAKEMKGGLSLVYIGQDRDGVKKKIEEIEKQARTFQVSCESELKSGDYFEICGELSRREDAALMVVTEKRGSFLKKVFEGSEANKLKDRVVCELKIY; encoded by the coding sequence ATGAAGAAGGTTTTTCTCGTCATCTCCCCCGGCCGTGAGTCCACCGAGGCCCTTCATTTCGCCCTCCATAAGGCCAAAGAGATGAAAGGGGGGCTTTCTCTTGTTTATATCGGCCAAGACCGGGACGGGGTCAAAAAAAAAATCGAAGAAATAGAAAAACAGGCCCGCACCTTTCAGGTGTCTTGCGAGTCGGAATTAAAATCGGGAGATTATTTCGAAATCTGCGGGGAGCTTTCCCGAAGGGAGGATGCCGCCCTGATGGTTGTGACCGAAAAAAGGGGTTCCTTCCTGAAAAAAGTGTTTGAAGGTTCGGAGGCAAACAAGTTAAAGGACCGCGTGGTTTGCGAGCTTAAAATATATTAG
- a CDS encoding MoaD/ThiS family protein, with the protein MSITVRIPTPLQKLTNNQGEVEVTGNTVKEVLTALETNFRGFRERLYDNEGQLRRFVNIYVNDEDVRFLDGEKTAVKDGDELSIVPAIAGGL; encoded by the coding sequence ATGTCCATCACAGTACGCATTCCAACGCCGCTTCAAAAACTGACGAACAATCAGGGCGAGGTGGAAGTGACGGGAAATACCGTTAAAGAGGTGCTTACCGCCCTCGAGACGAACTTCAGGGGTTTCCGGGAGCGCCTCTATGACAATGAGGGGCAGTTGCGCCGCTTTGTCAATATCTACGTCAACGACGAAGACGTCCGTTTTCTCGACGGAGAAAAAACGGCGGTGAAAGACGGCGACGAGTTGAGCATTGTCCCCGCCATTGCCGGTGGGCTATGA
- the sat gene encoding sulfate adenylyltransferase codes for MKFPLPPHGGTLVECLLTGHEREEGVKKAVSLPRVTLNEREMSDLDMIASGALSPLAGFMQSKDYKSVLDTMHLVNSLPWTIPITLAVKKENAGKYKEGEDVALYDPAGGPLAILHLKEKFSYDKEEEAAKVYKTTDKAHPGVAVVYDQGDVYLGGPVNVLNRVKYTDFAEYRKDPAHLRKYFHEKGWKRVVGFQTRNPIHRAHEYLQKCALEMVDGLLVHPLVGATKSDDVSAEVRMKCYEVLLKNYYPADRSCIAVFPAAMRYAGPREAIFHAIVRKNYGCTHFIVGRDHAGVGNYYGTYDAQLIFDEFDPAELAIQPMFFEHTVYCKKCEGMASAKTCPHGKEDHVFLSGTKVREMLSQGIEPPHEFSRPEVARILIQAMRK; via the coding sequence ATGAAATTTCCCCTGCCGCCTCACGGAGGCACACTCGTTGAATGTTTGTTGACCGGACACGAACGCGAAGAAGGGGTCAAAAAGGCGGTCTCCCTGCCGCGTGTCACCTTGAACGAGCGTGAAATGTCGGACCTCGACATGATCGCCTCCGGCGCCTTAAGCCCGCTTGCCGGCTTCATGCAGTCGAAAGACTACAAGTCGGTGCTTGATACGATGCATCTTGTGAACAGTCTCCCTTGGACCATACCCATCACGCTGGCGGTCAAAAAGGAAAATGCCGGAAAATACAAGGAGGGGGAGGATGTCGCCCTTTACGATCCAGCGGGAGGCCCCCTGGCCATTTTGCATCTCAAGGAAAAGTTTTCTTATGATAAGGAAGAAGAGGCGGCCAAGGTCTACAAAACAACCGATAAGGCCCACCCCGGCGTTGCCGTGGTTTACGATCAGGGGGATGTTTATCTGGGAGGTCCGGTGAATGTGCTCAATCGGGTCAAGTATACCGATTTTGCGGAATACCGGAAAGACCCCGCCCACTTGAGAAAATATTTTCACGAAAAGGGGTGGAAGCGGGTGGTCGGTTTTCAAACGCGCAACCCCATCCACCGCGCGCACGAATATCTTCAAAAGTGCGCCCTCGAAATGGTGGACGGACTGCTTGTGCATCCGCTGGTGGGAGCCACCAAATCGGACGACGTGTCGGCCGAGGTCCGGATGAAGTGTTATGAAGTGTTGTTGAAGAACTACTATCCCGCCGATCGGAGCTGTATTGCCGTTTTCCCGGCGGCGATGCGCTACGCCGGTCCACGCGAGGCGATTTTTCACGCCATTGTGCGCAAAAATTACGGGTGCACCCATTTTATCGTCGGCAGGGACCATGCGGGAGTGGGGAATTACTACGGCACCTACGATGCCCAGCTGATTTTTGACGAGTTCGATCCGGCGGAATTGGCGATTCAGCCGATGTTTTTCGAACATACGGTCTACTGCAAAAAGTGCGAGGGGATGGCGTCAGCCAAGACCTGCCCGCATGGAAAAGAGGATCATGTTTTTCTATCGGGGACGAAGGTGCGCGAAATGCTCTCGCAGGGGATCGAACCGCCGCACGAATTTTCGCGGCCCGAGGTGGCGCGGAT
- a CDS encoding cysteine synthase family protein, whose product MILSSILDRIGNTPLVRIRELTRHLPQKVEIYAKLEYFNPGGSVKDRAAWRMIQEGIKSGRLTKDKIIMDPTSGNTGVAYAMIGAALGYQVELVMPANASHQRKETVRAFGAKLTFSSAMEGSDGAIRMAHRLHEENAGKYFMPDQYNNEFNSRAHYDTTAMEIWEQTQKRVTHFVATMGTSGTAMGTSRRLKEWNKNIYCVGAQPAHSLHGLEGLKHMPTSIVPGIYHEKELDEIMGLETEPSYDLADRLGREEGLLVGYSSGGAMLAALKLAERIKEGVIVTIFPDHGDRYFEGMKW is encoded by the coding sequence ATGATTCTTTCTTCCATACTAGACCGAATCGGCAACACGCCTCTGGTGCGGATTCGGGAGTTGACGAGGCATTTGCCGCAAAAAGTGGAGATTTATGCCAAGCTTGAATATTTCAACCCCGGCGGATCGGTGAAGGACCGTGCCGCCTGGCGGATGATTCAGGAGGGGATCAAATCGGGAAGGCTCACGAAAGACAAGATCATCATGGATCCCACCTCCGGGAACACCGGTGTGGCCTACGCCATGATCGGCGCGGCATTGGGCTATCAAGTAGAATTGGTCATGCCGGCCAACGCCTCGCATCAGCGCAAGGAAACGGTGCGCGCCTTTGGGGCGAAGCTGACATTTTCCAGCGCGATGGAAGGGTCCGATGGCGCCATCCGGATGGCGCACAGGCTCCATGAGGAAAACGCCGGAAAATATTTCATGCCCGACCAGTACAACAACGAATTTAATTCCCGGGCCCACTACGACACGACGGCGATGGAAATTTGGGAACAAACCCAAAAACGGGTCACCCATTTTGTCGCCACCATGGGAACCAGCGGAACGGCGATGGGAACCTCGCGGCGTCTCAAGGAATGGAACAAAAATATTTATTGCGTGGGGGCCCAGCCGGCCCACTCGTTGCACGGTCTGGAGGGTTTGAAACATATGCCGACCTCCATTGTTCCCGGCATTTATCATGAGAAGGAATTGGACGAAATTATGGGACTTGAAACCGAGCCGAGCTATGATCTGGCCGATCGGTTGGGGAGAGAGGAAGGGTTATTGGTCGGCTATTCATCCGGCGGGGCAATGCTTGCGGCATTGAAATTGGCGGAGCGAATTAAAGAGGGGGTGATCGTCACTATTTTTCCCGATCATGGGGACAGGTATTTTGAAGGGATGAAATGGTGA